One segment of Theobroma cacao cultivar B97-61/B2 chromosome 9, Criollo_cocoa_genome_V2, whole genome shotgun sequence DNA contains the following:
- the LOC18588707 gene encoding acyl-protein thioesterase 2, whose amino-acid sequence MSFTGPSVGPGGRTVRRALEFGRTYVVRPKGRHQVTIVWLHGLGDNGSSWSQLLETLPLPNIKWICPTAPTQPITVFGGFPSTAWFDVGDLSEDAPDDIEGLDAAAAHVANLLSTEPADIKLGVGGFSMGAATSLYSATCFTHGKYGNGNPYPANLNAVVALSGWLPCSKTLKDKIEAQGEAVTRARHLPILLCHGKGDDVVPYKFGEKSSRALSSNGFEDTTFKSYNGLGHHTIPEEMEEVCAWLTSKLGLEGRST is encoded by the exons ATGAGCTTTACAGGTCCTTCTGTTGGCCCTG GTGGTAGAACTGTTAGAAGAGCACTTGAGTTTGGAAGAACCTATGTGGTCAGGCCCAAAGGTAGACACCAAGTGACCATAGTTTGGCTACATGGCCTTGGTGATAATGGTTCAAG CTGGTCCCAGCTCTTGGAGACCCTCCCCCTTCCAAAT ATTAAATGGATATGCCCAACTGCCCCTACTCAACCAATAACTGTATTTGGTGGCTTTCCATCAACTGCTT GGTTTGATGTGGGAGACCTTTCAGAAGATGCTCCTGATGATATAGAGGGTTTGGATGCTGCTGCAGCACATGTTGCAAATTTGTTGTCAACAGAGCCTGCTGACA TTAAACTTGGTGTTGGAGGCTTCAGTATGGGTGCAGCTACCTCCCTATACTCTGCAACCTGTTTTACTCATGGAAAATATGGAAATGGCAATCCGTATCCTGCCAATTTAAATGCAGTTGTAGCACTTAGTGGATGGCTTCCATGTTCAAA GACTTTGAAAGACAAAATAGAAGCACAGGGTGAAGCTGTAACACGTGCTAGACACTTGCCCATTTTGCTATGCCATGGCAAAG GTGATGATGTGGTTCCATATAAATTCGGTGAGAAATCCTCTCGAGCATTGAGTTCAAATGGATTTGAGGACACAACTTTCAAATCCTACAATGG GCTTGGGCACCATACAATCCCTGAGGAGATGGAAGAGGTCTGTGCTTGGTTAACTTCAAAACTGGGCCTTGAGGGTCGATCCACATAA
- the LOC18588708 gene encoding deSI-like protein At4g17486: protein MGTGEVSNSGSWNQNVSNNNEVDVILNVYDLTPLNNYSYWVGFGIFHSGIEVHGKEYGFGAHDFPVSGVFEVEPKSCPGFIYRCSISLGRTNMSFSEFRAFIESVASEYHGDTYHLISKNCNHFTDDMSHRLTGKNIPGWVNRLARLGALCSCLLPENLQVTTVKQLPEYHDIEDGTESLSTATPRNSTEIDDTEQEKHLLSPKDGNLDVAFVKEAQK from the exons atgggAACAGGGGAAGTTTCAAATTCCGGTTCTTGGAATCAAAATGTGAGCAATAACAATGAAGTCGATGTGATTTTGAATGTCTATGATCTCACTCCTCTCAATAATTACTCTTACTGGGTTGGTTTCGGGATTTTCCACTCCGGTATTGAAG TTCATGGTAAAGAGTATGGGTTTGGGGCCCATGATTTTCCAGTTAGTGGAGTTTTTGAAGTGGAGCCAAAGAGCTGCCCTGGTTTTATCTATCGATGTTCCATCTCGTTGGGACGTACAAACATGTCTTTCTCTGAATTTAGAGCATTTATTGAGAGTGTAGCTTCTGAGTATCATGGAGATACCTACCACCTTATCTCCAAGAACTGTAACCACTTTACAGATGACATGTCACATAGATTGACAGGCAAAAATATCCCTGGATGGGTTAACCGGCTGGCTCGGCTAG GTGCTCTATGCAGCTGTCTGCTTCCTGAAAACCTTCAAGTAACGACAGTGAAGCAGTTGCCTGAATACCACGACATAG AAGATGGAACTGAATCTCTCTCAACTGCCACCCCCCGCAATTCAACAGAAATTGATGATACAGAGCAAGAGAAGCATTTGCTGTCACCAAAAGATGGCAATTTGGATGTAGCATTTGTTAAAGAAGCCCAAAAGTGA